Proteins encoded together in one Balaenoptera ricei isolate mBalRic1 chromosome 2, mBalRic1.hap2, whole genome shotgun sequence window:
- the MPHOSPH10 gene encoding U3 small nucleolar ribonucleoprotein protein MPP10, which yields MAPRVWRRRTLERCLREVGKATDRPECFLTIQDELASKFTSLTKALYDFNKILENDRKRGSPLQRLMINNFDDEQIWQQLELQNEPILQYFQNVVSETIKDEDISLLSENEVQECEEDASEMEAGGEEDVGQDLEEEKEKVSDLSGDDPEEDERAISSSKLDLRKSPDFSDEDSDLDFDISKLEQQSKVQNKVPRKPTEKSIVDDKFFKLSEMESFLENIEKEEEQKDDEEEEDIDFFEDVDSDEDGGLFGSQDLKSGKSSRNLKYKDFFDPVESDEDIASVHDDGDELASSEEEEIAEEGEESFSEMDEDNDLEESGDGKQHEETLKRVTFALPDDEETEDTNVLNVQKDSDEVKSSFEIRQEKMNEKIASLEKQLLEKKPWQLQGEVTAQKRPENSLLEETLHFDHAIRVAPVITEETTFQLEDIIKQRIKDQAWDDVVRKEKPKEDAYEYKKRLTLDHEKSKLSLAEIYEQEYIKLNQQKTAEEENPEHVEIQKMMDSLFLKLDALSNFHFIPKPPVPEIKVVSNLPAVTMEEVAPVSVSDAALLAPEEVKEKNKAGDTKTAAEKTATDKKRERRKKKYQKHLKIKEKEKRRRLLEKSNPDRAGKYTKAVASEKLKQLTKTGKASLLKDEGKDKALKSSQAFFSKLQDQVKMQINDAKRTEKKKEKKQDISVHKLKL from the exons ATGGCCCCGCGAGTGTGGCGTCGGCGGACCCTGGAAAGGTGCCTGAGGGAGGTCGGTAAAGCTACCGACCGCCCGGAATGCTTCCTCAC CATTCAAGATGAACTGGCATCAAAGTTTACTTCTTTAACAAAAGCACTTTATGACTTTAATAAAATACTAGAGAATGACAGGAAACGTGGAAGTCCTTTACAAAGACTGATGATAAATAATTTTGATGATGAGCAGATTTGGCAACAACTGGAATTGCAGAATGAACCAATTTTACAGTACTTCCAGAATGTAGTTAGTGAAACGATTAAAGATGAAGACATCAGTCTTCTCTCAGAGAATGAGGTGCAGGAGTGTGAAGAGGATGCCTCAGAGATGGAGGCCGGTGGCGAGGAGGACGTAGGACAAGAtttggaagaggagaaagagaaagtgtcAGACCTGAGTGGTGATGATCCTGAAGAGGATGAGAGAGCTATAAGCTCAAGCAAATTGGATCTGAGGAAAAGCCCAGATTTCAGTGATGAGGACTCTGATCTTGACTTTGATATCAGCAAATTGGAACAGCAGAGCAAGGTGCAAAACAAAGTGCCTAGGAAACCAACAGAAAAGTCCATAGTAGATGATAAATTCTTCAAGCTCTCTGAAATGGAGAGCTTTTtagaaaacatagaaaaggaagaagaacaaaaagatgaTGAAGAAGAGGAGGATATTGATTTTTTTGAAGATGTCGATTCCGATGAAGACGGAGGACTGTTTGGAAGTCAGGATCTTAAG TCAGGTAAAAGTTCCAGAAACCTGAAGTACAAAGATTTCTTTGATCCAGTTGAAAGTGATGAAGACATAGCAAGTGtccatgatgatggtgatgaactGGCTTCAAGTGAAGAGGAAGAAATTgctgaagaaggagaagaaagcttTTCTGAGAT GGATGAAGATAATGACCTTGAAGAAAGTGGAGACGGTAAACAACATGAAGAAACCTTGAAAAGAGTGACATTTGCTTTGCCagatgatgaggaaactgaagatacAAATGTCTTAAATGTACAGAAAGACTCTGATGAAGTCAAATCCTCTTTTGAAATAAGACAGGAAAAG atgaatgaaaaaattgCATCTTTGGAAAAACAGTTGTTGGAAAAGAAACCTTGGCAACTCCAAGGGGAAGTGACAGCACAGAAGCGGCCCGAGAACAGCCTCCTAGAAGAGACCCTGCACTTCGACCACGCCATCCGTGTGG CACCTGTGATCACAGAGGAAACCACTTTTCAACTAGAAGATATCATTAAGCAGAGGATAAAAGATCAG GCTTGGGATGATGTCGTACGTAAAGAAAAACCTAAAGAGGATGCATATGAGTATAAAAAGCGTTTAACACTGGACCATGAGAAGAGTAAGTTGAGCCTTGCTGAAATTTATGAACAGGAGTACATCAAACTCAACCAG CAAAAAACAGCAGAGGAAGAAAATCCAGAGCACGTAGAAATTCAGAAGATGATGGATTCCCTCTTCTTAAAATTGGATGCCCTCTCAAACTTCCATTTCATCCCTAAGCCG CCTGTTCCAGAGATTAAAGTTGTGTCGAATCTGCCAGCCGTCACCATGGAGGAGGTCGCCCCAGTGAGTGTCAGCGATGCAGCACTCCTGGCCCCAGAGGAAGTCAAG gagaaaaataaagctggtgATACAAAAACAGCTGCTGAGAAAACAGCTACAGACAAGAAacgagaaaggaggaaaaagaaatatcaaaagcatttgaaaataaaggagaaagaaaagcggAGAAGACTTCTTGAAAAGAGCAACCCAGACCGAGCAGGGAAATACACCAAAGCAGTAGCTTCCGAGAAGTTAAAACAGCTGACCAAGACAGGCAAAGCTTCACTGTTAAAG gATGAAGGTAAAGACAAAGCCTTAAAATCATCACAAGCATTCTTCTCTAAATTACAAGATCaagtaaaaatgcaaataaatgatgcaaagagaacagagaagaaaaaggagaaaaaacaggaTATTTCTGTTCATAAATTAAAGCTGTAA